In Pseudomonas sp. ADAK18, a single window of DNA contains:
- a CDS encoding FAD-binding oxidoreductase produces MNQQSHANEHARSYYAATANTMPRRESLKGELSADVCVIGGGFTGVNTAIELAQRGLSVILLEARRIGWGASGRNGGQLIRGIGHDVSGFAKYVGEEGVRYLQQAGIDSVAVVGERIREQGIDCDLRWGFCELANTPSQFAAFQGELESLAALGYAHETRLVGPQDMAQVVGSGLYAGGLVDMGSGHLHPLNLVLGEACAAESLGVRIFEDSPVLELIHGETVQVRCASGTVRAGSLVLACNAHLEELEPRLSGKVLPAGSYIIATEPLSVEVASQLIPQNLALCDQKVGLDYYRLSADRRLLFGGACHYSGRDPADIAAYMRPKMLKVFPQLADTAIEFQWGGKIGITANRFPQVGRLKQYPNVFYAQGYSGHGLNVTHWCARLLAEGIHAGHSRGLDVFSQVPHMTFPGGKVLRSPLLALGMLWYRVREMVG; encoded by the coding sequence ATGAATCAGCAAAGCCATGCGAATGAACACGCCCGGTCCTATTACGCCGCGACCGCCAACACGATGCCTCGGCGTGAGTCCTTGAAGGGAGAACTGAGCGCCGATGTCTGCGTGATCGGTGGCGGTTTTACCGGCGTTAACACTGCGATTGAGTTGGCCCAGCGCGGTCTGTCAGTGATTCTGCTGGAGGCCCGGCGCATTGGCTGGGGCGCCAGCGGGCGCAACGGCGGGCAGTTGATTCGCGGTATTGGTCATGACGTGTCGGGCTTTGCCAAGTACGTGGGCGAGGAGGGTGTACGTTACCTGCAACAGGCCGGCATCGATTCGGTGGCGGTAGTGGGCGAGCGTATCCGCGAACAGGGTATCGACTGTGATCTGCGCTGGGGCTTTTGCGAACTGGCCAATACTCCGTCGCAGTTCGCGGCGTTCCAGGGGGAGTTGGAAAGCCTGGCGGCCCTGGGTTATGCCCATGAAACCCGGTTGGTGGGGCCGCAGGACATGGCGCAGGTGGTGGGCTCCGGGCTGTATGCCGGTGGCCTGGTGGACATGGGCTCTGGGCATTTGCACCCGTTGAATCTGGTGCTGGGGGAGGCCTGCGCTGCCGAATCCCTGGGGGTGCGGATCTTTGAAGACAGCCCGGTGCTGGAACTGATCCATGGCGAGACGGTGCAGGTGCGTTGCGCCTCTGGCACCGTGCGCGCCGGCAGTCTGGTGCTGGCGTGCAATGCGCATCTGGAAGAGTTGGAGCCACGCTTGAGTGGCAAGGTGCTGCCGGCTGGCAGCTACATCATCGCAACCGAGCCACTGTCGGTTGAGGTGGCCAGCCAGTTGATCCCGCAGAACCTGGCGCTGTGTGATCAGAAGGTGGGGCTGGATTACTACCGGCTTTCAGCGGATCGGCGTCTGTTGTTTGGGGGCGCTTGCCATTATTCGGGGCGTGACCCTGCCGATATCGCGGCGTATATGCGGCCGAAGATGCTCAAGGTTTTTCCGCAGTTGGCGGATACCGCCATTGAGTTTCAGTGGGGTGGGAAGATTGGGATTACGGCTAACCGGTTTCCGCAGGTGGGGCGGTTGAAGCAGTACCCGAATGTGTTTTATGCCCAGGGGTATTCGGGGCATGGGCTTAATGTCACCCATTGGTGCGCGCGGTTGTTGGCTGAGGGGATTCATGCCGGTCATAGTCGGGGGTTGGATGTTTTCAGTCAGGTGCCGCATATGACTTTTCCGGGGGGGAAGGTGTTGCGTTCGCCGTTGTTGGCGTTGGGGATGTTGTGGTATCGGGTTAGGGAGATGGTGGGGTAA
- a CDS encoding ABC transporter substrate-binding protein → MNPRIALSCLSLALLTSTAHAAPTLYLGMNGGTMERVYADKVLPAFEKTNNVKVVIVPGTSSDILAKVQANKDNPQMHVMFLDDGIMYRAISMGLCEKLAASPTLEQIPAKARIKDEAVAVTLGVTGLGYNAKMFKDKGWSAPTSWMDLADPRFKDKVVFQSLASSTFGLHGFLMFNRIQGGDETNVEPGFKAWPKTVGPNVLEYIASSAKISEMVQTDEAAIFPLTPTQVATQKLLGVPMEYAQPKEGAVVLNVAECVIARNDQPALAQKLAEYLLTAEAQAPALELGDQIPSNPSTPTTDKTRERVEAMNRYLETAISIDWDQVNQARPEWNARWSRSIER, encoded by the coding sequence ATGAACCCACGTATTGCGCTGTCCTGCCTGTCCCTCGCCCTGCTCACCTCGACAGCCCACGCCGCACCCACGCTGTACCTGGGCATGAACGGCGGCACCATGGAACGGGTCTACGCCGACAAGGTGCTGCCCGCGTTCGAGAAGACCAACAACGTCAAGGTGGTGATCGTCCCCGGCACCTCCTCGGACATCCTGGCCAAAGTCCAGGCCAACAAGGACAACCCACAGATGCACGTGATGTTCCTTGACGACGGCATCATGTACCGCGCCATCTCCATGGGCCTGTGCGAGAAGCTCGCGGCCAGTCCGACCCTCGAACAGATCCCGGCCAAGGCCAGGATCAAAGACGAAGCGGTCGCCGTGACCCTCGGCGTCACTGGCCTGGGTTACAACGCCAAGATGTTCAAGGACAAAGGCTGGAGCGCACCGACTTCATGGATGGACCTGGCCGACCCGCGCTTCAAGGACAAGGTAGTGTTCCAGTCCCTGGCCTCCTCGACGTTCGGTTTGCATGGGTTCCTGATGTTCAACCGGATCCAGGGCGGCGATGAAACCAACGTGGAGCCGGGTTTCAAGGCCTGGCCAAAAACGGTCGGCCCCAATGTGCTGGAGTACATCGCCAGCTCGGCGAAAATCTCCGAGATGGTGCAGACCGATGAAGCGGCGATCTTTCCCCTGACGCCGACTCAGGTGGCGACTCAGAAACTGCTGGGCGTGCCGATGGAGTATGCGCAGCCCAAAGAAGGTGCGGTGGTGCTGAACGTGGCCGAATGCGTGATTGCCCGTAATGACCAGCCTGCATTGGCTCAGAAACTGGCGGAGTATCTGTTGACGGCCGAGGCGCAGGCGCCAGCGTTGGAGTTGGGTGATCAGATTCCTTCGAATCCTAGTACCCCGACTACTGATAAAACCCGGGAGCGGGTGGAGGCGATGAATCGGTATCTGGAGACGGCGATTTCGATTGATTGGGATCAGGTGAACCAGGCGCGGCCGGAGTGGAATGCGCGGTGGAGTCGGTCGATTGAGCGGTAG
- a CDS encoding FAD-binding oxidoreductase, which yields MIDSDVIVLGGGIVGASAALMLAQKGQRVVLLERDFCGSHSSGVNYGGVRRQGRPLHQLPLSQRAHQLWADLPGLIGIDGEYVRSGHLKLARSHTDLAALHAYAEASRGFDLDLQLLDHAQLRARFPWVGDVAVGASLCPEDGHANPRLVSPAFARAAQRFGAQVFEQSEVSHIEHDSHRFQVRCANGLHLQAPWLLNCAGAWAGTVAAQFGEPVPMHSAHPAMLVTEPLPRVMDVSTGVEGGGIYARQVARGNCILGGGRGFALGPQQARPGQAAVLEILRNAAELYPFLKGAQAIRTWSGTEGYLPDHEPVIGNSSTQPGLLHGFGFAGAGFQLGPAVGEALAELVCNGASRQPIEAFSIRRFQA from the coding sequence ATGATCGACAGTGACGTCATCGTCCTCGGTGGTGGGATTGTCGGTGCTTCGGCGGCGCTGATGCTCGCGCAAAAAGGTCAACGCGTGGTGCTGTTGGAGCGGGACTTCTGTGGCTCCCATTCCAGCGGTGTCAACTACGGTGGTGTGCGGCGTCAGGGCCGGCCGCTGCATCAGTTGCCGCTGTCGCAACGGGCGCATCAGCTGTGGGCCGACTTGCCGGGGCTGATTGGCATTGATGGGGAGTACGTGCGCTCCGGGCATCTCAAGTTGGCGCGCAGCCACACCGATCTGGCCGCCCTGCATGCTTACGCCGAAGCCAGCCGTGGGTTTGATCTGGATTTGCAACTGCTCGACCATGCCCAACTGCGGGCGCGTTTTCCCTGGGTCGGCGATGTGGCGGTCGGCGCGTCGTTGTGCCCCGAGGACGGCCACGCCAATCCGCGATTGGTATCACCGGCCTTTGCCCGCGCAGCACAACGCTTTGGCGCACAGGTCTTTGAACAGTCTGAAGTGAGCCATATCGAACACGACAGCCACCGGTTCCAGGTGCGCTGCGCCAACGGCTTGCACTTGCAAGCGCCGTGGCTGCTGAACTGCGCCGGCGCCTGGGCCGGCACCGTGGCCGCGCAGTTTGGCGAGCCCGTGCCGATGCATTCGGCGCACCCGGCGATGCTGGTGACTGAGCCGTTGCCGAGGGTGATGGATGTCAGCACCGGCGTTGAAGGCGGCGGGATCTATGCACGGCAAGTGGCGCGCGGCAATTGCATCCTCGGCGGCGGTCGCGGCTTTGCCCTCGGCCCGCAACAGGCGCGACCAGGGCAAGCCGCCGTGCTGGAAATACTGCGCAACGCCGCCGAGTTGTACCCGTTCCTCAAAGGTGCCCAGGCCATCCGTACCTGGAGCGGCACCGAAGGTTACTTGCCCGATCACGAACCGGTGATCGGCAACAGCAGCACCCAACCTGGCCTGCTCCACGGTTTCGGCTTTGCCGGCGCCGGGTTCCAGCTCGGTCCCGCCGTCGGTGAAGCCCTGGCAGAACTGGTCTGCAATGGCGCCAGCCGACAACCTATCGAAGCGTTTTCCATCCGTCGTTTCCAAGCCTGA
- a CDS encoding FAD/NAD(P)-binding oxidoreductase encodes MKTVVIVGAGPAGISAARTLLDYGVTACLLDESLRGGGQIYRRQPANFQRSAKQLYGFEASKAVATHRTLDELAPLIDYRPETLVWNAENARLDTLSNGHAASIEYSKIIVATGATDRILPVPGWTLPGVYSLGAAQIALKYQGCAIGERVAFCGSGPLLYLVAYQYAKAGAKVVAVLDSAPFSAQCRALPALLGQPLTLAKGMYYRTWLTAHGIPVHQGATLERIDGEQRVTGIHWNQQTLACDAVAFAHALRSETQLADLLGCGFAWNELNRAWLPTRDAAGRSSVEGVYLAGDGAGIMGADAAQKAGERAALAVLEDLDVALDHRRGPVLEQQLASIQRFRHGLETAFPFPENWAADAPDELILCRCEEVSVGDVRAVVDEGHWELNRVKAHCRVGMGRCQGRMCGLAAAEIVAQRSGRSLESIGRLRGQAPIKPLPFGVEVQP; translated from the coding sequence ATGAAGACAGTGGTAATTGTCGGGGCCGGACCTGCTGGTATCAGCGCTGCACGCACGTTACTTGATTACGGTGTGACGGCTTGCCTGCTGGATGAAAGCCTGCGCGGCGGCGGGCAGATTTATCGCCGCCAACCGGCCAACTTCCAGCGTTCGGCCAAGCAGCTATATGGCTTCGAAGCAAGCAAGGCCGTCGCAACGCATCGCACACTGGATGAGCTGGCGCCGCTGATTGATTACCGCCCGGAGACGCTGGTGTGGAACGCCGAAAACGCTCGCCTGGACACCCTCAGTAACGGCCACGCCGCCAGTATCGAGTACTCGAAAATCATCGTCGCCACCGGCGCCACCGACCGCATCCTGCCGGTACCGGGTTGGACCTTGCCTGGGGTCTACAGCCTGGGCGCCGCGCAGATTGCCTTGAAATATCAGGGCTGCGCTATCGGTGAACGGGTGGCGTTTTGCGGCAGTGGACCGTTGCTGTACCTGGTGGCATATCAATACGCCAAGGCCGGGGCCAAGGTCGTAGCGGTGCTCGACAGTGCGCCCTTCAGCGCTCAATGCCGTGCCCTGCCAGCGCTGCTCGGGCAACCGCTGACCTTGGCCAAAGGCATGTATTACCGCACCTGGCTGACCGCCCATGGTATCCCGGTGCACCAGGGCGCAACCCTGGAGCGGATTGACGGTGAGCAACGGGTCACAGGCATTCATTGGAACCAGCAGACGTTGGCCTGTGACGCCGTCGCCTTTGCCCATGCCCTGCGCAGCGAAACCCAACTGGCTGACTTGCTGGGCTGTGGGTTCGCCTGGAATGAATTGAACCGTGCCTGGCTGCCAACCCGCGACGCGGCGGGACGCAGCAGTGTCGAGGGCGTTTACCTCGCGGGCGACGGTGCCGGCATCATGGGCGCCGACGCCGCGCAAAAGGCAGGAGAACGAGCAGCGCTGGCGGTGTTGGAAGACCTGGACGTGGCCCTGGATCACCGCCGTGGCCCCGTTCTGGAACAACAGTTGGCGAGCATCCAACGCTTTCGTCATGGACTGGAAACCGCATTTCCGTTTCCCGAGAACTGGGCCGCTGATGCGCCGGATGAGTTGATTCTGTGCCGCTGCGAAGAAGTCAGCGTCGGCGATGTACGCGCGGTGGTGGACGAAGGCCACTGGGAACTGAATCGGGTGAAAGCCCATTGTCGGGTCGGCATGGGACGCTGCCAGGGCCGGATGTGTGGGTTGGCGGCAGCGGAAATCGTCGCCCAACGCAGTGGCCGGTCTTTGGAGAGCATTGGCCGGTTACGCGGCCAGGCACCGATCAAGCCGCTGCCGTTTGGCGTTGAGGTGCAGCCATGA
- a CDS encoding (2Fe-2S)-binding protein, whose amino-acid sequence MALFKRLAETERPTLAFTLDGQPATGLLGDTLLTAVLTCAEHLRGSDFSAERRAGFCLMGACQDCWVRLEDGRRVRACSTLLEEGQAIRRDPGCQV is encoded by the coding sequence ATGGCGCTGTTCAAACGATTGGCCGAGACCGAACGCCCGACCCTGGCCTTTACCCTCGACGGACAGCCCGCGACGGGCTTGCTGGGCGATACCCTGCTGACGGCGGTGCTGACCTGCGCCGAGCACCTGCGGGGCAGTGATTTCAGTGCCGAACGACGTGCCGGTTTTTGCCTGATGGGCGCTTGCCAGGATTGCTGGGTGCGCCTGGAAGATGGCCGGCGGGTGCGCGCCTGTTCGACGTTACTGGAAGAGGGCCAGGCGATTCGTCGAGATCCGGGGTGCCAGGTATGA
- a CDS encoding ABC transporter permease codes for MSRNGPLALGFHGLVVLFMMAPLVVVCLVAFTPENTLSLPTSGFSLRWFRAVFERADFIHAFYNSLVLAFVAATLATLIAVPAALAISRYQFPGRNFFSALFLSPIIIPHLVLGVAMLRLFALMGVNGSFTWLMLAHVVIITPYVLRLVLAAAIGIDRSAEQAAESLGASRFTLFRQITLPMILPGVAGGWLLAFINSFDEVTLSIFVSSPATQTLPVRMYVYATESIDPMMAAVSALVIALTAAAMILLDRVYGLDRVLVGKH; via the coding sequence ATGTCGAGAAACGGTCCTTTGGCCCTGGGGTTTCACGGCCTGGTGGTGCTGTTCATGATGGCGCCGCTGGTGGTGGTGTGCCTGGTGGCCTTCACCCCGGAAAATACCTTGAGCCTGCCCACCTCAGGCTTCTCTCTGCGCTGGTTCCGTGCAGTGTTCGAGCGGGCCGATTTTATCCACGCCTTCTATAACAGCCTGGTTCTGGCCTTTGTCGCCGCCACCTTGGCGACACTGATTGCGGTACCCGCAGCCTTGGCCATCAGCCGGTATCAATTCCCCGGCCGCAACTTTTTCAGTGCGCTGTTCCTCTCGCCCATCATCATTCCGCACCTGGTGCTGGGGGTGGCGATGCTGCGGCTGTTTGCATTGATGGGGGTCAATGGCAGCTTCACCTGGCTGATGCTGGCCCACGTGGTGATCATCACGCCGTATGTGCTGCGTCTGGTATTGGCCGCTGCCATCGGCATCGACCGTAGCGCCGAGCAGGCGGCTGAATCCCTCGGTGCCAGCCGCTTCACCCTGTTCCGCCAGATCACCCTGCCGATGATTCTTCCTGGCGTGGCCGGTGGCTGGCTGCTGGCGTTCATCAACAGTTTCGATGAAGTCACCCTGTCGATTTTTGTCAGCTCGCCGGCCACGCAAACCTTGCCGGTGCGCATGTACGTGTACGCCACCGAGTCCATTGACCCGATGATGGCGGCGGTGTCGGCACTGGTGATTGCCTTGACGGCCGCCGCGATGATTCTACTCGACCGGGTTTACGGCCTGGACCGGGTGCTGGTGGGAAAACATTGA
- a CDS encoding ABC transporter permease encodes MSRGYLLSLPALVLFFGLLILPLGLTLVLSFNVFDYQVGVKADEWTFAHYLSLFSDSYFYEIFWRTFWISAVVTLLCVVIGVPEAYVLSRMGTPWRSIFLILILTPLLISVVVRAFGWSLLLGADGLVNQVIQALGGRPVKLLYTSFAVIIALVHVMLPFMIIPVWTSLQKLDPSAEQAALSLGASQATVMRKIVLPQVMPGVLSGTLIVFGLAASSFAIPGLLGGRRLKMVATVVYDQYLSELNWPMGATIAVVLLLVNLLIMLSWNRMVEGRYKKSLGV; translated from the coding sequence ATGAGCCGTGGCTACCTGCTGTCGTTGCCGGCGCTGGTGCTGTTTTTCGGGCTGTTGATCCTGCCCCTGGGCCTGACGCTGGTGTTGTCGTTCAACGTCTTCGACTATCAGGTGGGGGTCAAGGCGGATGAGTGGACCTTCGCCCACTACCTGTCGCTGTTCAGTGATTCGTACTTCTATGAAATCTTCTGGCGCACCTTCTGGATCAGCGCCGTGGTCACCTTGCTGTGCGTGGTGATCGGGGTTCCCGAGGCCTACGTCCTCAGCCGCATGGGCACACCATGGCGCTCGATCTTCCTGATCCTGATCCTGACCCCACTGCTGATTTCGGTGGTGGTGCGGGCCTTCGGCTGGAGCCTGTTGCTGGGGGCTGACGGTTTGGTCAACCAAGTGATCCAGGCCCTTGGTGGGCGCCCGGTAAAGCTGCTGTACACCTCGTTCGCGGTGATCATCGCGCTGGTCCACGTGATGCTGCCGTTCATGATCATTCCGGTATGGACCTCCCTGCAAAAACTCGACCCTTCGGCGGAACAGGCGGCGTTGTCTCTTGGCGCCAGCCAGGCCACGGTGATGCGCAAGATCGTCTTGCCGCAGGTCATGCCCGGCGTGCTGTCCGGAACGCTGATCGTGTTTGGCCTGGCGGCCAGTTCCTTCGCCATCCCTGGCCTGCTGGGTGGACGCCGCCTGAAGATGGTCGCCACGGTGGTTTACGACCAATACCTCTCGGAACTGAACTGGCCCATGGGCGCGACCATCGCGGTAGTGCTGCTGTTGGTCAATCTGCTGATCATGCTGAGCTGGAACCGCATGGTCGAAGGCCGCTACAAAAAATCCCTGGGAGTCTGA
- a CDS encoding ABC transporter ATP-binding protein yields MAFLQLQALSKRYGAVDAVVATDLSVDKGEFVSLLGPSGCGKTTTLQMIAGFVDVSAGKILLDGRDITHAKPASRGLGVVFQSYALFPHMSVRDNVAFGLKMRKVPATEIASRVKTVLDLVRLAPHSERYPRELSGGQRQRVALARALVIEPPVLLLDEPLSNLDANLREEMQFEIRRIQCEVGITTLMVTHDQAEALSISDRVVVMQAGRVTQIDAPYKLYEHPRTRFISDFVGKANLLAGDFDELGTPQVRHIPGDGELTLSLRPEKIDLVASGTGRLQGNILDSYFFGSQWLYRIKTDIGELTVVRRNDGSAPLGCGAAVGLDWQASLLRVLAADEVRT; encoded by the coding sequence ATGGCTTTTCTCCAACTCCAGGCCTTGAGCAAACGCTATGGTGCCGTCGATGCAGTGGTCGCCACTGACCTATCGGTAGACAAGGGCGAATTCGTTTCCCTGCTCGGCCCATCGGGTTGCGGCAAGACCACGACCCTGCAAATGATCGCCGGCTTCGTCGACGTCAGTGCCGGCAAGATCCTCCTCGATGGTCGCGACATCACCCACGCCAAACCCGCCAGCCGCGGCCTCGGCGTGGTGTTCCAGAGCTACGCACTGTTCCCTCACATGAGCGTGCGCGACAATGTCGCCTTCGGCTTGAAGATGCGCAAAGTGCCGGCCACCGAGATCGCTAGCCGAGTGAAAACCGTGCTGGACCTGGTGCGCCTGGCGCCCCATTCCGAGCGTTATCCCCGGGAACTGTCCGGCGGCCAGCGCCAGCGTGTGGCCCTGGCCCGCGCGCTGGTGATCGAGCCACCGGTGTTACTGCTGGACGAGCCGCTGTCGAACCTCGACGCCAATTTGCGTGAGGAGATGCAGTTCGAGATCCGCCGCATCCAGTGCGAAGTCGGCATCACCACCCTGATGGTCACCCACGACCAGGCCGAAGCGTTGTCCATCAGCGACCGAGTCGTCGTGATGCAAGCCGGGCGCGTGACCCAGATCGATGCGCCCTACAAACTCTATGAACACCCGCGCACCCGTTTCATCTCCGACTTCGTCGGCAAGGCCAACTTGCTGGCTGGCGACTTCGATGAACTCGGCACCCCGCAAGTGCGACATATACCCGGTGACGGCGAACTGACCCTGAGCCTGCGCCCGGAAAAAATCGACCTGGTGGCCTCAGGCACCGGACGCCTGCAAGGCAACATCCTTGACAGCTATTTCTTCGGCAGCCAATGGCTGTACCGCATCAAGACCGACATCGGCGAACTGACCGTCGTACGCCGCAACGACGGCAGCGCGCCCCTGGGTTGCGGGGCGGCGGTGGGCCTGGATTGGCAAGCCAGCCTACTGCGAGTACTGGCGGCAGATGAGGTGCGCACATGA